A region from the Dehalococcoidales bacterium genome encodes:
- the dnaK gene encoding molecular chaperone DnaK, translating to MAKAIGIDLGTTFSEVAVMQGGEPVVIPSSEGGNTVPSFVAVSKTGERLVGQIAKRQAIINPGNTLYSIKRFMGRKWNEPAGRELTVEEDAKRKTYKVSKGANDEVKVAMGGQDYTPPEISAMILQKLKADAEAYLGEKVTDAVITVPAYFNDAQRQATKDAGKIAGLNVLRIINEPTAASLAYGLDKKKDETIAVYDLGGGTFDVSILEIGDGTFQVKSTNGDTHLGGDDFDQRIIDWLIDEFKKDQGIDLSGDKTALQRLKEAAEKVKIELSSVQSAEVNLPFITADSSGPKHLNITMTRAKLEQLVMDLVEKTLIPCKQALADADKKPAQIDEVVLVGGQTRMPLVQEKVKQFFGKEPNKGVNPDEVVAIGAAIQAGVLKGEVKDVLLLDVTPLTLGIETLGGVATPLINRNTTIPTSKTQVFSTAADNQPSVEIHVLQGERPMANDNRTLGRFMLDGILPAPRGIPQVEVSFDIDANGILSVKAKDKGTGKEQKITITASSGLSKEDIEKMQRDAEAHAAEDVKKKEEVEAKNTGDNMAYSAEKMLNDNKDKIPEDTRKEIEEKIATLRSALQGSDTDDIKAKTQELSEIMQKAGAAVYGQQDGQSEPGAESADAEDDSKKDDEGTVEGEFREV from the coding sequence ATGGCAAAGGCTATAGGAATCGATCTGGGAACCACTTTTAGTGAAGTGGCTGTGATGCAAGGCGGAGAGCCGGTAGTCATTCCTTCGTCGGAAGGAGGCAATACCGTCCCTTCTTTTGTCGCAGTCAGCAAAACCGGTGAGAGATTAGTCGGACAAATTGCGAAGCGTCAGGCAATCATAAATCCGGGAAACACCCTCTACAGTATTAAACGTTTTATGGGGCGCAAGTGGAACGAACCGGCAGGACGCGAACTTACGGTGGAAGAAGACGCCAAAAGAAAAACCTATAAGGTTTCCAAAGGCGCTAACGACGAAGTAAAAGTAGCAATGGGTGGACAGGATTACACTCCGCCCGAAATTTCCGCGATGATTTTGCAAAAACTTAAAGCGGACGCCGAAGCCTACTTAGGTGAAAAGGTTACCGATGCGGTTATTACCGTACCGGCTTACTTTAACGATGCCCAAAGGCAAGCCACCAAAGATGCCGGTAAAATTGCGGGTCTTAATGTTTTAAGAATTATTAACGAACCGACCGCCGCATCATTGGCATACGGTTTGGACAAGAAAAAAGATGAAACCATCGCCGTTTATGACCTCGGCGGCGGTACTTTCGACGTTTCAATACTTGAAATCGGAGACGGTACTTTCCAGGTTAAATCCACCAACGGCGATACACATCTTGGCGGTGACGACTTTGACCAAAGGATTATAGATTGGTTAATTGACGAGTTTAAAAAGGATCAAGGCATTGACCTATCCGGCGATAAGACTGCCCTACAGCGTTTGAAGGAAGCCGCCGAAAAGGTAAAGATAGAACTTTCAAGCGTCCAAAGCGCGGAAGTTAACCTCCCGTTTATTACAGCTGATTCCAGCGGGCCGAAGCACTTAAATATAACAATGACCAGAGCCAAACTTGAGCAGTTGGTAATGGACCTGGTTGAAAAAACATTAATACCTTGTAAACAGGCGCTTGCGGATGCTGATAAGAAACCTGCACAGATAGATGAGGTTGTACTTGTCGGAGGGCAGACCAGAATGCCACTGGTACAGGAAAAAGTTAAACAATTCTTCGGGAAAGAACCCAATAAAGGCGTAAACCCCGATGAAGTGGTTGCTATCGGCGCCGCTATTCAAGCCGGCGTGCTAAAGGGTGAAGTTAAAGACGTATTGCTGTTAGATGTTACCCCGCTGACTTTAGGCATTGAAACCCTGGGCGGAGTTGCGACACCGTTAATTAATCGCAATACTACCATCCCGACCTCCAAAACGCAGGTCTTTAGTACCGCGGCGGATAACCAGCCCAGCGTTGAAATTCACGTTTTACAGGGCGAGCGTCCCATGGCCAACGATAACCGAACTTTGGGCCGCTTTATGTTAGACGGAATCCTCCCTGCCCCGCGCGGCATCCCGCAGGTTGAGGTTAGTTTCGATATTGATGCTAACGGCATTCTTAGCGTTAAGGCCAAAGATAAGGGCACCGGTAAGGAGCAGAAGATTACGATTACCGCTTCAAGCGGACTCAGTAAAGAAGATATTGAAAAGATGCAGCGCGATGCTGAAGCCCATGCCGCCGAAGACGTCAAGAAGAAAGAAGAAGTAGAGGCTAAAAATACCGGCGACAATATGGCTTACAGTGCCGAAAAGATGTTAAACGATAATAAGGATAAGATTCCTGAAGATACCAGGAAAGAAATTGAAGAAAAGATAGCCACGTTACGTTCGGCGCTCCAGGGTTCCGATACGGACGACATTAAAGCGAAAACACAGGAGCTTTCCGAGATTATGCAAAAAGCGGGAGCCGCTGTGTACGGACAACAAGACGGACAATCCGAACCGGGCGCCGAATCCGCAGATGCGGAAGACGATTCCAAAAAGGATGACGAGGGCACGGTAGAAGGAGAATTCCGCGAGGTATAA
- a CDS encoding nucleotide exchange factor GrpE produces MKKENQSEKTEDQDLENMQKETAGDNPQQNEKNEAETYLENWKRTQADFINYKRRAEQEKEETIKFGNSILLAAILPVLDDLQRALGSVPEDAKNLPWVEGIKLIERKFNSALESQGVKAVKTEGEAFDPKLHEAALHVNGEDGIIINELQKGYKLYDRVIRPAMVTVGNGEK; encoded by the coding sequence ATGAAAAAAGAAAACCAGAGTGAAAAAACAGAGGATCAAGATTTAGAAAATATGCAGAAAGAAACAGCCGGCGACAACCCTCAACAAAACGAGAAAAACGAAGCCGAGACCTATCTGGAAAACTGGAAGCGAACGCAGGCCGACTTTATTAATTACAAAAGGCGTGCGGAACAAGAGAAGGAAGAAACAATTAAATTCGGCAACTCAATACTTCTGGCAGCGATTCTTCCGGTGCTTGATGATTTGCAAAGGGCTTTAGGTTCTGTTCCGGAAGATGCAAAAAATTTACCCTGGGTAGAAGGAATAAAATTAATAGAACGCAAGTTTAACAGCGCCTTAGAGAGCCAAGGGGTTAAAGCAGTTAAGACCGAGGGAGAGGCTTTTGATCCCAAACTGCATGAAGCCGCTCTGCACGTTAACGGCGAAGACGGAATTATAATTAATGAATTGCAAAAGGGTTATAAATTATACGACAGAGTAATCCGACCGGCTATGGTAACAGTCGGGAACGGTGAAAAGTAA
- the hrcA gene encoding heat-inducible transcriptional repressor HrcA: MDNRTAAILRSITRQYISRAMPVSSASVVTDCGLNVSSATIRNEMVTLEDAGYIIRPHHAAGSIPSDKGYRFYVENLSYVDLPLEEQRLISHMFHQVEESIEQWLALAVTLLAQQVQNIAVMTTPKPPSCRFRHMELVSLQDHLALAVLVLRGAVVRQQLINFEQPVTHEKLRNMADEAVKKYAGLSALQIAKKRIGLSPDELKVTDCIIKLMQTEDERSNDDSYIDGLYYLMNQPEFNTGSRISNLIGLVEQRKLMEAMLENQPNERGVQVIIGKENRAESIQNFSVVLSRYGIPDEATGTIGVVGPTRMHYGRTIAVINFMSSMMSKLISDLYGGETQNNKEDPKNN, encoded by the coding sequence TTGGACAATAGAACGGCGGCAATATTAAGATCCATCACCAGACAATACATATCTCGAGCGATGCCGGTATCATCGGCAAGCGTCGTTACCGATTGCGGATTGAACGTCAGCTCGGCAACCATCCGCAACGAAATGGTTACTTTGGAGGATGCCGGATACATAATTCGGCCGCACCATGCCGCCGGCAGTATCCCCTCTGATAAGGGGTATCGCTTTTATGTTGAAAACTTAAGCTATGTCGATTTACCACTGGAAGAACAACGCCTGATAAGTCATATGTTCCATCAGGTTGAAGAAAGTATTGAGCAGTGGCTTGCGTTAGCGGTAACTTTACTGGCACAGCAAGTTCAAAATATTGCCGTAATGACAACCCCTAAACCGCCGTCCTGCCGTTTTAGGCATATGGAACTGGTTTCATTGCAGGACCACTTGGCGCTTGCGGTATTGGTGCTCAGAGGAGCCGTTGTAAGGCAACAGCTGATTAACTTTGAACAGCCGGTTACCCATGAAAAACTCAGAAACATGGCAGATGAAGCGGTTAAAAAATACGCCGGATTGTCCGCCTTGCAGATAGCCAAAAAGCGCATCGGGTTATCGCCCGATGAACTAAAGGTGACCGATTGTATCATTAAATTGATGCAAACGGAGGACGAGCGCAGTAACGATGATTCATACATCGATGGGCTCTACTATCTGATGAACCAGCCCGAATTCAACACGGGAAGCCGCATATCTAATCTAATTGGACTGGTGGAACAGCGCAAATTAATGGAAGCAATGCTTGAAAATCAGCCTAACGAGCGCGGAGTACAAGTTATTATCGGAAAAGAGAACAGGGCTGAATCAATTCAAAACTTCAGCGTTGTCCTTAGCCGTTACGGGATACCGGATGAAGCAACCGGGACTATCGGGGTGGTTGGGCCGACGCGTATGCACTACGGCAGAACTATTGCGGTTATTAATTTTATGTCGTCAATGATGAGTAAACTTATATCCGACCTGTACGGCGGGGAAACTCAAAATAATAAGGAGGACCCCAAAAACAATTGA